Proteins found in one Helicobacter kayseriensis genomic segment:
- the hemA gene encoding glutamyl-tRNA reductase codes for MYCVISFSHKHLDISIRERIAFPQSELKQFYTKLFSSFSFIQECILLSTCNRFELLLVVNSKDVKSIVEWIASYRDISLSQLQSGVQLLFEDEALDHIFSVASSLDSLVLGETQITGQLKNAYKTSYEFGFCKKELTRAMHFAFKCAALIRSQTQISKSPTSVASVAIAHFLNLNPQKKKVVVVGTGEIGILCVKYLLSHGFEVLLLSRTLDHACAIKQELNDDRIDIASFANLTEIINSHPYLFCATGAPHAIITKDMIKTCSFQRIWFDLALPRDIQPLEEENIALFVIDDLQEVVVENKNKREEELQKARGMICQQVKLFRQWLASLDVEPLIKAFREKAKQCCIDEVSRAIKKGFLDSAEEEKVMRIMHNAFNKFLHHPTTYIKTIKENPESDFIVENIQKLFDLRGKEVFNNPYKCEKHLKYDEEGK; via the coding sequence ATGTATTGTGTGATTAGTTTTTCTCATAAGCACCTTGATATTTCTATCAGAGAGCGCATCGCTTTTCCTCAAAGTGAATTAAAACAATTCTATACAAAACTTTTTTCTTCATTTTCATTTATTCAAGAGTGTATCTTATTGAGCACTTGCAATCGTTTTGAGCTATTGCTTGTTGTCAATTCTAAAGATGTTAAATCTATAGTTGAATGGATTGCTTCTTATCGAGATATTTCATTGTCGCAACTCCAATCAGGGGTGCAATTACTTTTTGAAGATGAGGCATTGGATCATATTTTCAGTGTTGCAAGTAGCTTGGATAGTTTGGTCTTGGGAGAAACGCAAATCACTGGACAGCTTAAAAATGCCTACAAGACTTCTTATGAGTTTGGATTTTGCAAAAAAGAACTTACAAGGGCGATGCATTTTGCTTTTAAATGCGCGGCCTTGATTCGTTCGCAAACACAGATCTCAAAAAGCCCCACCTCTGTCGCCTCTGTAGCAATTGCACATTTTTTAAATCTTAACCCACAAAAGAAAAAAGTTGTTGTTGTGGGAACAGGGGAGATTGGAATCTTGTGTGTTAAGTATCTTTTAAGCCATGGATTTGAAGTGCTTTTGCTGAGTAGGACTCTTGATCATGCCTGTGCAATCAAGCAAGAATTAAATGATGATCGCATCGATATTGCCTCTTTTGCAAATCTTACAGAAATCATCAATTCCCATCCTTATCTTTTTTGTGCCACGGGTGCGCCTCATGCAATCATCACAAAAGATATGATTAAAACCTGCTCTTTTCAGAGAATCTGGTTTGACTTGGCCCTGCCTAGAGATATTCAACCTCTAGAAGAAGAAAATATTGCATTATTTGTGATTGATGACTTGCAAGAGGTTGTGGTAGAAAATAAAAACAAAAGAGAAGAAGAGCTGCAAAAAGCAAGGGGAATGATTTGCCAACAAGTGAAGCTTTTTAGGCAATGGCTCGCAAGCCTTGATGTTGAGCCTTTGATTAAGGCCTTTAGAGAAAAAGCAAAGCAATGTTGCATTGATGAAGTATCAAGGGCGATCAAAAAAGGTTTTTTGGATTCTGCAGAAGAAGAGAAGGTGATGAGGATTATGCATAATGCCTTCAATAAATTTTTGCATCATCCAACGACCTATATCAAAACAATCAAGGAAAATCCCGAAAGCGATTTTATTGTCGAGAATATACAGAAACTTTTTGATTTGAGAGGAAAAGAGGTTTTTAATAATCCTTATAAATGCGAAAAACATCTCAAATACGATGAAGAAGGAAAATGA
- a CDS encoding proline--tRNA ligase encodes MKMSQSFIYTMKETPKDAELKSHQYLLRGGYIQQVGAGIYNLLPLGHRVIENIKNVIQKHMNQSGAQELTLGFVTPASFWQKSGRYEKYGKELLRFKDRKDQDFVLGPTYEEGIVECIKGVIKSYKQLPLNLYQIHLKFRDEVRPRFGLIRGREFVMKDAYSFHSSVEDLDREFDLMEQTYRNIFDELGIRYAVVEADSGAIGGSGSKEFMLLSECGEDTLIICPSCGYASNIEAGVRQNRQLQTLQAEEKKIHTPSMKQIEVLAKELKIAPEMILKCIIKGVRTTQGNKQALFFILGDDQLEETKALNALIKKDESVLELYELSQEEMQGFSLGFVGLGAGADYVFYDLALQKGEKYLTGANEVDFHCIKTFLEGEQVDLALVREGDGCRHCGCALQYQRGIEIGHIFKLGTKYSQPMGATFLDQNGKAQPFIMGCYGIGVSRILSAFIEQNHDDRGIIWNRVLSPFESVIIVSNMKDEAQKEAGEKLYQKMLLEGKRVLFDDRSERFGVKMSDFELLGIPEAFLVGKELEHGKIERIQRLDLSKQSIMIEEFLRN; translated from the coding sequence ATGAAAATGAGTCAAAGCTTTATTTACACAATGAAAGAAACCCCGAAAGATGCTGAACTAAAGAGTCATCAATATCTTTTGCGTGGAGGATATATTCAGCAAGTAGGAGCGGGGATTTATAACCTTTTGCCTTTGGGGCATAGGGTGATTGAAAATATTAAAAATGTGATTCAAAAACATATGAATCAATCAGGGGCACAAGAGCTGACTTTGGGGTTTGTAACTCCTGCTTCATTTTGGCAAAAGTCTGGTCGGTATGAAAAGTATGGTAAAGAGCTTTTGAGATTTAAAGATAGAAAAGATCAAGATTTTGTTTTGGGCCCAACATATGAAGAGGGGATTGTGGAGTGCATCAAGGGGGTGATTAAAAGCTATAAGCAACTCCCTCTCAATCTTTATCAGATTCACTTAAAGTTCCGCGATGAAGTGCGTCCAAGATTTGGGTTGATCCGAGGAAGAGAATTTGTTATGAAAGATGCCTATAGCTTTCATTCTAGTGTAGAAGATCTTGATAGAGAGTTTGATTTGATGGAGCAGACTTATCGAAATATCTTTGATGAGCTTGGTATCCGTTATGCTGTTGTAGAGGCTGATAGTGGAGCAATTGGCGGAAGTGGAAGTAAGGAATTTATGCTTTTAAGTGAATGTGGAGAGGATACGCTGATTATTTGTCCTTCTTGTGGATATGCTAGCAATATTGAAGCAGGAGTGCGTCAAAATCGACAACTCCAAACACTTCAAGCAGAAGAAAAAAAGATTCACACCCCCTCCATGAAACAAATTGAAGTGCTTGCAAAAGAGCTTAAAATAGCTCCAGAAATGATTTTGAAATGTATCATCAAGGGGGTAAGGACGACACAGGGGAATAAGCAAGCTCTCTTTTTTATCTTGGGAGATGATCAACTTGAAGAAACCAAGGCATTGAACGCACTTATAAAGAAAGATGAGAGCGTTTTGGAGCTTTATGAGTTGAGCCAAGAGGAAATGCAAGGGTTTTCTCTTGGGTTTGTAGGACTTGGAGCAGGTGCGGATTATGTGTTTTATGATCTTGCATTGCAAAAAGGAGAGAAATATCTTACAGGAGCAAATGAGGTAGATTTTCATTGTATCAAGACATTTTTAGAGGGTGAGCAAGTGGATTTGGCACTTGTCAGAGAGGGTGATGGATGCAGGCATTGTGGGTGTGCGTTGCAATACCAAAGAGGAATAGAAATTGGCCATATTTTCAAGCTTGGGACCAAGTATTCTCAGCCTATGGGTGCGACATTTTTGGATCAGAATGGAAAGGCTCAACCCTTCATTATGGGATGCTATGGAATTGGTGTGTCAAGAATCCTTTCTGCTTTTATCGAGCAAAACCATGATGATAGAGGGATAATTTGGAATCGTGTTTTATCCCCATTTGAATCCGTGATTATTGTTTCAAATATGAAAGATGAGGCTCAAAAGGAAGCTGGGGAAAAACTCTATCAAAAAATGCTTTTAGAGGGAAAAAGGGTGCTTTTTGATGATCGCTCAGAGCGTTTTGGAGTGAAAATGAGTGATTTTGAGCTTTTGGGGATCCCTGAGGCTTTCTTGGTAGGGAAAGAGCTTGAGCACGGAAAGATCGAAAGGATCCAAAGATTAGACTTATCAAAACAAAGCATAATGATTGAAGA